A window of the Schlesneria paludicola DSM 18645 genome harbors these coding sequences:
- the lepB gene encoding signal peptidase I has translation MSKSSSNAAVGAKPAEAAAATFRKSPHGPHHDASRETFESIAFAFVLALLFRTFVAEAFVIPTGSMAPTLFGRNKDVVCEECHYHYQVGASDELNDDGYLVRRIDDSICPNCRHQNKIRDLLAFKGDRILVNKFPYQLGEPQRWDVIVFRYPEDPQKNYIKRLVGLPGEAIKISRGDVYARKDDQGEYQILRKQNPDKQKVLQQLVYDDRYPPVDLLAKGWPERWAAMTPSANGASTDKWVSDEQSWRHDAKARSFSIESGEEKKWVRYQHLIPQRGDWTSAGETNEPHEPRPELITDFCGYNAYSGGRGPNFEDDRFWVGDLTLNCTVEITAVKGPNAELVLELVEGVRRYRCQVDVNTGTATLLRNDELSADPYLTDVVMASAPTPIRGAGKYTLTFANVDDRLCFWVNGGWLRSGLIPFGEGAEFMAPANRNPQPADLNPAGFAVSGMTANVSNLLLQRDIYYRAESVPNNDYDAHEQELSESVRIRDSLTNPAEYGDLYSRKSREATFRALSSDEFFVMGDNSPRSQDSRLWPNSRHALNRHAVPRQALLGKAFFIYWPHGVPFLNNGKGFKILNHSPYQDQMGKPYVDTYPEYVFPFYPQWWRWMRIR, from the coding sequence ATGAGCAAATCCAGTTCGAACGCTGCTGTTGGAGCGAAACCTGCTGAGGCGGCGGCTGCGACCTTCAGAAAGTCGCCTCACGGCCCTCACCATGATGCGTCGCGTGAGACATTTGAATCCATCGCCTTTGCGTTTGTGCTGGCCTTGCTGTTTCGCACCTTCGTGGCAGAAGCGTTCGTGATCCCGACCGGATCGATGGCGCCCACGCTGTTCGGGCGTAACAAAGATGTTGTCTGCGAAGAATGCCACTATCACTACCAGGTCGGGGCTAGCGATGAGCTGAATGACGATGGATACCTGGTTCGACGGATCGATGATTCAATTTGTCCGAACTGCCGGCATCAAAATAAGATCCGCGATCTGCTGGCGTTCAAGGGCGATCGAATTCTGGTCAACAAGTTTCCCTATCAATTGGGCGAACCCCAGCGTTGGGACGTCATTGTTTTTCGCTATCCCGAAGATCCGCAAAAGAACTACATCAAGCGCCTGGTGGGGCTACCCGGCGAAGCCATTAAGATTTCTCGCGGTGATGTCTATGCCCGGAAAGATGATCAAGGTGAGTACCAGATTCTGCGAAAGCAGAATCCGGACAAACAGAAGGTGCTACAGCAACTCGTCTATGACGATCGATATCCGCCGGTCGACCTTCTGGCCAAAGGGTGGCCCGAACGCTGGGCGGCAATGACCCCTTCCGCAAATGGTGCGTCAACCGACAAATGGGTGTCCGATGAACAAAGCTGGCGCCATGATGCGAAGGCGCGATCGTTCTCGATCGAATCGGGTGAAGAGAAGAAATGGGTGCGTTATCAGCACCTGATTCCGCAGCGTGGTGACTGGACGTCGGCGGGCGAAACGAATGAGCCGCACGAACCGCGACCGGAACTGATCACCGATTTCTGCGGATACAACGCCTATTCAGGCGGACGTGGTCCCAATTTTGAAGACGACCGGTTTTGGGTCGGCGATTTGACGCTGAACTGCACGGTCGAGATCACTGCCGTTAAGGGCCCGAACGCGGAACTCGTCTTGGAACTGGTTGAAGGCGTGCGACGCTATCGTTGCCAGGTTGACGTAAATACCGGGACGGCAACGCTGTTGCGAAACGACGAACTGTCGGCTGACCCGTACTTGACCGATGTTGTGATGGCCTCGGCACCGACACCCATTCGAGGTGCGGGAAAGTACACGCTCACATTTGCCAATGTCGACGATCGTCTGTGTTTCTGGGTGAATGGTGGTTGGTTGCGAAGCGGTTTGATTCCCTTTGGAGAGGGGGCGGAATTCATGGCCCCGGCGAACCGGAATCCTCAGCCTGCCGATTTGAATCCCGCCGGATTCGCCGTGTCAGGGATGACGGCGAATGTGTCGAATCTCTTGCTGCAACGAGATATTTACTACCGGGCGGAGAGTGTTCCAAACAATGATTACGACGCACACGAACAAGAACTCTCCGAGTCAGTGCGCATCCGCGACAGCCTGACAAATCCGGCGGAGTACGGCGATCTGTATTCCCGGAAATCGCGCGAAGCCACGTTTCGTGCGCTCAGTTCCGATGAGTTCTTCGTCATGGGGGACAATAGCCCTCGCAGTCAGGATAGTCGGCTCTGGCCGAACAGCCGACATGCCCTCAATCGGCATGCGGTGCCGCGTCAGGCCCTGCTTGGCAAAGCGTTCTTCATCTATTGGCCACACGGGGTTCCGTTCTTGAACAATGGCAAAGGGTTCAAGATTCTGAATCACAGCCCCTATCAGGATCAAATGGGTAAGCCGTATGTTGATACGTACCCCGAGTATGTCTTTCCGTTTTACCCGCAGTGGTGGCGTTGGATGCGAATTCGATAA
- a CDS encoding cytochrome b N-terminal domain-containing protein — protein sequence MNKILNWLDDRTGYKLLMHEALNEPIPGGAKWKYVWGSTLTFVFAVQVITGFFLWSAYSPSTMTAWESVYYIQHVMSYGWLVRGIHHFAAQAMMILMGLHFMQVVIAGAYKAPREINFWLGLVLMQVVLGLSLTGYLLPWDQKGYYATKVATNIMGVTPMIGPQLQQIAQGGTSYGHQTLTRFFALHAGVLPATMVAFLALHIYVFRRHGITVSKKDESKPVGTFWPDQVLMDVVACLGVLTTILFFTVWKGAELAGPADPSEAFSAARPEWYFLFLFRFLKFEAVDELGLAFGAIYVPGAIMGVIALMPFIGNWKLGRGFNIGFTLALLGGATYLTVLALREDAADKNYVAAVKAAEFEGHRAAELAREFGIPQAGALSLLKEDALVQGPKLFKRHCSSCHRYNGHDGLEQVPMKEVDENGSKKMVEEVATAADLGNFGSREWVGNLLADYHNVFAPLANAGEKGNRFLSGEMAAWSKENADTLKKPENAEAVKALTEFVVAQSERADFGPYNAALVATGKELFKGGPLAAGSFTASCADCHALKIAGETDLFAEGAGAGYPTLTGYASKSWLKGFVKNPAHDTFYGAEHNLMPSFDSKVSEKELNLLVDWLVGEYYRPKSASH from the coding sequence GTGAACAAGATTCTCAACTGGCTGGATGATCGAACCGGCTACAAATTGTTGATGCACGAAGCCCTCAACGAACCGATTCCCGGCGGCGCGAAATGGAAATACGTCTGGGGTAGTACCCTGACGTTCGTGTTTGCCGTGCAGGTCATCACAGGATTCTTTCTGTGGTCGGCATATAGCCCCAGCACAATGACGGCATGGGAAAGTGTCTATTACATCCAGCACGTGATGAGTTATGGTTGGCTCGTTCGCGGCATCCATCACTTCGCCGCACAAGCGATGATGATTTTGATGGGACTGCACTTCATGCAGGTCGTCATCGCGGGGGCCTACAAAGCTCCGCGTGAAATCAACTTCTGGCTCGGCCTGGTCCTGATGCAGGTAGTGCTCGGGTTGTCGTTGACGGGGTATCTGCTGCCGTGGGATCAGAAGGGCTACTATGCCACGAAAGTCGCCACGAACATCATGGGTGTGACACCGATGATCGGCCCGCAACTGCAGCAGATTGCTCAGGGCGGTACATCATACGGACACCAGACATTGACTCGATTTTTCGCGCTGCATGCCGGTGTCTTGCCGGCGACGATGGTCGCGTTCCTTGCTTTGCATATCTATGTCTTCCGCCGTCATGGCATCACAGTTTCAAAGAAGGATGAATCGAAGCCCGTTGGAACATTCTGGCCCGATCAAGTCCTGATGGACGTCGTCGCGTGTCTGGGAGTGCTGACCACGATTCTGTTCTTCACGGTCTGGAAAGGGGCCGAACTGGCTGGTCCCGCTGATCCTTCGGAAGCCTTTTCGGCGGCACGTCCAGAATGGTACTTCCTGTTCCTGTTCCGCTTCCTGAAGTTTGAAGCGGTTGACGAGCTTGGACTGGCTTTCGGGGCAATCTATGTTCCGGGCGCCATCATGGGTGTGATTGCTCTGATGCCGTTTATCGGGAATTGGAAGCTGGGACGAGGGTTCAATATTGGGTTCACGCTGGCGCTGCTCGGCGGAGCCACCTATTTGACGGTCTTGGCGCTGCGGGAGGATGCGGCTGACAAGAACTACGTCGCTGCCGTCAAGGCGGCCGAGTTTGAGGGGCACCGCGCCGCCGAACTTGCACGTGAATTTGGTATTCCCCAAGCAGGGGCGCTCAGTCTGCTCAAAGAAGATGCGTTGGTGCAAGGTCCGAAGCTGTTCAAGCGACATTGTTCCAGTTGCCATCGCTACAACGGCCACGATGGACTCGAACAGGTTCCGATGAAAGAAGTTGATGAGAACGGTTCGAAGAAGATGGTCGAAGAGGTGGCCACGGCGGCGGACTTGGGGAACTTCGGTTCTCGTGAGTGGGTTGGTAATCTGCTGGCGGACTATCACAACGTCTTCGCGCCACTCGCCAATGCCGGCGAAAAAGGCAATCGTTTCTTAAGCGGAGAAATGGCGGCATGGTCGAAAGAGAACGCCGATACGCTCAAGAAGCCGGAGAACGCCGAAGCCGTGAAGGCCCTGACGGAATTCGTGGTCGCACAAAGCGAGCGAGCCGACTTCGGCCCCTACAATGCGGCGCTGGTTGCCACTGGAAAAGAATTGTTCAAGGGCGGGCCACTCGCAGCAGGTTCGTTCACGGCAAGCTGTGCTGATTGCCATGCCTTGAAGATCGCGGGAGAGACAGATTTGTTTGCGGAGGGGGCGGGCGCCGGGTATCCCACGCTTACCGGTTACGCGAGCAAATCATGGCTCAAGGGGTTTGTGAAGAACCCCGCCCACGACACGTTCTATGGGGCCGAGCATAACTTGATGCCGTCGTTCGATTCGAAGGTCAGCGAGAAGGAGCTGAACCTATTGGTGGACTGGCTAGTTGGCGAGTACTACCGACCGAAGTCCGCGAGTCATTAA
- a CDS encoding QcrA and Rieske domain-containing protein, with protein METASTPTDPGTPPRRTFLAAISSVVIGGFITLTPLVSGLAFFLDPVLRTRTKFKGGDSEGFLFVANLSDLPDDGTPLRFQMRADKQDAWNVVANQTIGTIYLRKMPGNQIIAFNDTCPHLGCKVDYQENSKSFLCPCHASAFKLDGERTNKIPPRGLDTLDSKTDTSGRVWVKYQEFQCGVTQKGAVS; from the coding sequence GTGGAAACCGCTTCTACTCCGACTGACCCTGGGACGCCCCCGCGAAGAACGTTTCTCGCTGCGATCAGTTCGGTCGTCATCGGTGGCTTCATCACGCTCACGCCGCTCGTTTCTGGACTCGCCTTCTTTCTCGATCCCGTCTTGCGGACGCGAACCAAGTTCAAGGGGGGAGATTCCGAAGGTTTCTTGTTCGTCGCCAATTTAAGCGATCTGCCAGACGACGGCACACCGTTGCGATTCCAGATGCGCGCAGACAAGCAGGACGCCTGGAACGTGGTTGCGAACCAGACCATCGGCACGATCTATTTGAGGAAGATGCCTGGCAACCAGATTATCGCCTTCAACGACACCTGCCCTCACCTGGGTTGCAAGGTTGACTACCAAGAGAACAGCAAATCGTTCTTGTGCCCCTGTCATGCCAGCGCCTTTAAATTGGATGGCGAGCGGACCAACAAGATTCCTCCTCGAGGCCTCGACACGCTGGACTCCAAGACGGACACGAGCGGTCGCGTCTGGGTGAAGTACCAGGAATTCCAGTGCGGGGTCACGCAGAAGGGAGCTGTTTCGTGA
- a CDS encoding trypsin-like peptidase domain-containing protein: MRQPSTLVLYAGFLVVGILIGAGFVAFPTNRSVHADNLDGANSERVYRELSTEGSSLQDGSMLLAKVATVTTPSVVHIQSERKVQGRKEEETGSGVILTSSKASGYFVVTNGHVIDKTPLDSISIHLYDGRVLQPERVWTDEASDIAVLKIDGPNLTAAKWGDSRKVDIGHMVLAMGSPFGLSRSVTFGIISARSRRQLKLGKSEVINQDFLQTDAAINPGNSGGPLVDLQGRVIGINTAIASSSGGNEGIGFSIPSHLAQRVMDQLLEFGVVPRAYIGVKLDDNFDSKVATKLKLDRLHGARVNDVYPNSPAARAGLQYDDVVLNFDGTDVQDHDHLINLVSLSPIGKQIRMTVWRAQKKIPLSIVLADRSVAMPRNTEPSSKPGTGSNIRPMGLIIHPLDGDLAEQLGYQRSAKGLLVLRVEGGSPLKSDVQVYDVIEAVGRTPVTTLDELNQALEASAHSESVILKIQRTAQREGHNQLVVWHK; this comes from the coding sequence ATGCGCCAACCTTCGACCCTTGTGCTTTATGCGGGATTTCTGGTCGTTGGGATCTTAATCGGAGCCGGTTTTGTCGCATTTCCGACGAACCGATCCGTCCATGCTGACAATCTCGACGGGGCGAACTCCGAACGAGTCTATCGTGAATTAAGTACCGAGGGATCGTCTCTCCAAGATGGCAGCATGCTGCTGGCCAAGGTTGCAACCGTCACGACCCCCAGCGTCGTTCATATTCAGAGCGAACGAAAAGTTCAGGGCCGGAAAGAAGAAGAAACCGGCTCCGGCGTGATTTTGACCAGCTCAAAAGCGAGCGGCTACTTCGTCGTTACCAACGGACATGTGATCGACAAGACTCCTCTGGATTCCATCTCGATCCACCTGTACGACGGTCGCGTGCTGCAACCCGAGCGTGTGTGGACGGATGAAGCATCGGATATCGCGGTCTTGAAAATCGATGGCCCGAATCTTACCGCTGCAAAGTGGGGCGACAGCCGAAAGGTCGATATTGGACATATGGTACTGGCGATGGGCAGCCCCTTCGGCCTGAGCCGATCTGTCACGTTTGGGATTATCAGCGCCAGAAGCCGCCGACAACTAAAACTCGGTAAGTCGGAAGTCATCAATCAGGACTTCCTGCAAACCGATGCCGCCATCAACCCGGGCAACAGCGGCGGCCCCCTGGTCGATCTCCAAGGACGCGTGATTGGAATCAACACGGCGATTGCATCGTCAAGTGGAGGAAATGAAGGGATCGGCTTCAGCATCCCCAGCCATCTGGCACAGCGAGTGATGGATCAATTGCTGGAATTCGGCGTGGTCCCCCGTGCCTACATCGGCGTCAAACTCGATGACAACTTCGATTCGAAAGTGGCTACCAAGCTTAAGCTCGATCGCCTGCATGGGGCGCGTGTCAACGATGTTTATCCGAACTCACCCGCAGCGCGTGCGGGTCTGCAGTACGACGATGTCGTTCTGAACTTCGACGGAACCGACGTTCAGGACCACGACCACTTGATCAACCTGGTCAGCCTGTCACCAATCGGAAAACAGATTCGGATGACGGTCTGGCGTGCCCAGAAGAAGATTCCGCTTTCGATCGTGCTGGCAGACCGTAGTGTCGCCATGCCGAGAAATACCGAACCTTCGTCGAAGCCCGGAACAGGATCAAACATTCGACCAATGGGCTTGATCATCCATCCGCTTGATGGAGATCTTGCCGAACAATTGGGGTACCAACGCTCCGCAAAAGGCTTGCTCGTGCTGCGCGTCGAAGGTGGCAGTCCTTTGAAATCCGACGTTCAAGTCTACGATGTGATCGAAGCCGTCGGTCGGACCCCCGTCACGACGCTTGATGAATTGAATCAAGCACTCGAAGCGAGCGCGCACAGTGAATCCGTGATCTTGAAGATTCAACGGACCGCGCAGCGCGAAGGACACAATCAACTGGTCGTCTGGCACAAGTGA
- the mnmA gene encoding tRNA 2-thiouridine(34) synthase MnmA, with protein sequence MRVVLAMSGGVDSSAAAVLLKQQGYDVIGLFMRSGAVEETACRVESTTNASPTGAAPATAAALPALPIISVKPNKQGCCSASDAADARRVADLLDIPFHALNFQDAFGRIKDYFVDEYLSGRTPNPCVMCNNWLKFGKLWDFAVSVGADRIATGHYAQIESFTGRPALVRGRDRSKDQSYVLAGINREILDRILFPVGGHNKPEIRELAAQAGLRVATKPDSQEICFIPDNDYVGFLERYRGRPDMSGDFVDPRGRVLGQHTGYDQFTIGQRRGLGITFGEPRFVIRIEPETRRVVLGTHDDLACRELEADGFSWLTDDVQGNFTALAQIRYQHTAATARIERQASDRVRVVFEEPQFGVAPGQALVLYDGDRVLGGGWIRQQPA encoded by the coding sequence ATGCGCGTCGTATTGGCGATGAGTGGCGGAGTGGATAGTTCGGCGGCGGCCGTGCTGCTGAAACAGCAAGGCTATGACGTCATCGGCCTGTTCATGCGATCGGGAGCGGTCGAAGAGACAGCCTGCCGCGTGGAATCCACAACGAACGCAAGCCCCACAGGTGCGGCACCGGCGACCGCCGCCGCTTTGCCCGCGCTGCCCATCATCTCTGTCAAACCCAATAAGCAAGGATGCTGCAGTGCGTCGGACGCGGCCGATGCCCGCCGTGTCGCGGACCTGCTGGACATTCCATTTCATGCGTTAAACTTTCAGGATGCCTTCGGTCGCATCAAGGACTACTTCGTCGACGAGTACCTGTCAGGCCGAACGCCGAACCCCTGCGTGATGTGCAACAATTGGCTGAAGTTTGGCAAACTCTGGGATTTTGCCGTCAGCGTCGGAGCCGATCGCATCGCAACCGGACACTACGCACAGATCGAGTCCTTCACTGGGCGCCCCGCACTCGTCCGCGGACGAGATCGATCCAAAGACCAGTCTTACGTCCTCGCGGGAATTAATCGCGAGATTCTCGACCGCATCCTGTTTCCGGTTGGCGGCCATAACAAGCCCGAGATTCGCGAGCTGGCGGCCCAGGCAGGACTGCGAGTGGCAACCAAGCCCGACAGCCAGGAAATCTGTTTTATCCCCGATAATGACTATGTCGGCTTCCTGGAACGCTACCGTGGCCGGCCGGACATGTCGGGCGATTTTGTGGACCCACGCGGTCGAGTTCTTGGACAACACACCGGCTATGATCAATTCACAATTGGTCAGCGCCGAGGATTGGGAATCACCTTTGGTGAGCCGAGATTTGTGATCCGCATCGAACCCGAGACACGTCGAGTCGTGCTGGGCACGCACGACGACCTGGCTTGCCGCGAGTTGGAGGCGGATGGATTCAGTTGGCTGACGGATGACGTTCAGGGCAACTTCACCGCGCTGGCGCAGATTCGCTACCAACACACTGCGGCGACCGCACGGATCGAACGCCAGGCTTCTGATCGCGTACGTGTCGTGTTCGAAGAACCGCAGTTCGGGGTCGCACCGGGCCAGGCCCTTGTGCTTTACGATGGTGACCGAGTGCTCGGCGGCGGATGGATTCGGCAGCAGCCAGCCTAA
- a CDS encoding response regulator — translation MTTTSKILIADDNLQNCELLDAYLADEDYEIAMAHDGRDTLNKVAEFQPDLILLDIMMPKLSGYEVCKQLRADEKTRNIPVLMVTALAEMGDIERAVQAGADDFLTKPVNRLELTTRVKSLLRVRHLTSQRDRLLAYLEEVDASAVKTLGLK, via the coding sequence ATGACCACGACATCGAAAATCCTCATTGCCGACGACAACTTGCAAAACTGCGAATTGCTCGACGCTTACCTGGCGGACGAAGATTATGAGATTGCGATGGCGCATGACGGTCGCGATACGCTGAACAAGGTTGCTGAATTTCAGCCAGACTTGATTCTGCTGGACATCATGATGCCAAAGCTCAGCGGTTACGAGGTTTGCAAGCAACTGCGTGCCGATGAGAAGACTCGCAATATTCCGGTTCTGATGGTCACGGCCCTGGCGGAAATGGGGGATATCGAGCGCGCGGTTCAGGCCGGTGCGGATGATTTCTTGACCAAGCCCGTTAATCGGCTGGAACTGACGACGCGCGTCAAATCTTTGTTGCGCGTCCGGCACCTGACGAGCCAACGGGATCGCCTGCTCGCCTACCTCGAAGAAGTGGACGCCTCGGCCGTTAAGACCTTGGGATTAAAGTAA
- a CDS encoding FHA domain-containing protein: MNQLFEECQGNPSAKLRVEHPDGSTTFLGLDRPFLTAGRSASCDLRLDHDEISPFQSLFLWIEGALFCCDAAPRTSFSPERFSSGNGQWVTHQPIDIGPYRVALEDNGDVVVPKQFPLNRSARLAADYPYIGLQFEGVKESENLWPVNRTLTLIGRSPLCKLRLNHKSVAAVQAGLMRTAEGCWLFDLAKDRKTGVNGYAIDLYPVDVGDVLQLGAFQIDVVTVGVQSTSTRDRAEDGEAAGRPSTPVARTSSRELQIPTEPSVPPAQEKLAFVNPDSVGLSSPVAESRIASARAESPPITENAHPDEANLAGSLESHHEHQEAVAPAILNSTEAIVLETIVVEPFRSAIVDFSVASAAIESSDVAGGAIAVAASESVTSSTLASLDQLEAACVALQSDEIVAIADTWPIAAGQIGVESEQVAQAVPADIATPVSDESVLDEVFAPTSSQELACPLDPVGEIQPADALPMAIVTDVPMLEPQADNETANESVISDLLVAANDSVANSSLQDSVAELEVVSAELVCDETLVAVDEVNPVVIDSPLSADDVRDEIETSIESWLSDVVAVPAVGSDSITTQKSSAEIEAIPDLMRLDESSTTGLPDLTSAGGNPPALSDNTVSDDAVSSIEPHSAPPAAVLQAVTATLLDQQPTLKNEPDQPRFVGKTFSQEFVSNPVTMSTGDRCPLPRRTPSGMLLPRKAQHKDFDPSKYVAEAAPNRIPVSFVEAPSPAVTAQTAMPLNLPVESNQVSTEHTNGFGTNGHRNGLGVNRARARKRNPTGQLRNTVDQSSKSAADVQVIAEFIQLQQAQLSQLKAQLAELENTYNSAAGSVISYRMRDSLAKPVSETLRCHDAMQESLEQLLKRIEH; this comes from the coding sequence ATGAATCAGCTGTTTGAAGAATGCCAAGGCAATCCGTCCGCAAAACTGCGGGTCGAGCATCCCGATGGATCAACAACATTCCTGGGATTGGATCGTCCCTTTCTGACGGCGGGGCGGAGTGCAAGCTGTGATCTCCGGTTGGATCACGACGAGATCAGCCCGTTTCAATCGCTGTTTCTTTGGATCGAAGGCGCCCTATTTTGCTGCGATGCTGCGCCACGCACCAGTTTTTCCCCAGAGCGTTTCTCGTCGGGAAACGGTCAATGGGTGACGCATCAGCCGATCGACATTGGTCCGTACCGCGTCGCCTTGGAAGACAATGGCGACGTTGTCGTTCCCAAGCAATTTCCGCTCAATCGTTCTGCGCGACTGGCCGCTGACTATCCCTACATCGGATTGCAGTTTGAAGGGGTGAAAGAGTCCGAAAATTTGTGGCCAGTGAATCGCACGCTCACCCTGATCGGTCGGTCGCCACTTTGCAAATTGCGATTGAATCACAAAAGCGTTGCCGCCGTGCAGGCCGGATTGATGCGCACGGCCGAGGGTTGTTGGCTGTTTGATCTGGCGAAGGATCGTAAGACCGGCGTCAATGGATATGCGATCGACCTTTATCCGGTTGATGTCGGAGATGTGCTTCAGCTTGGAGCATTTCAGATTGATGTCGTGACCGTTGGAGTTCAGTCCACCTCGACGCGCGATCGTGCCGAGGACGGTGAGGCTGCAGGCCGTCCATCGACCCCAGTGGCGCGCACCTCGTCGAGAGAACTGCAGATTCCGACAGAGCCGTCAGTGCCGCCTGCTCAAGAGAAGCTGGCGTTCGTAAACCCTGACTCCGTTGGATTGTCGAGCCCCGTCGCCGAATCACGAATTGCGAGTGCCCGGGCCGAGTCACCGCCAATTACTGAAAACGCGCATCCTGACGAGGCCAATTTGGCTGGCTCACTGGAATCGCATCATGAGCATCAAGAAGCCGTCGCACCAGCGATTCTGAATAGCACAGAGGCCATCGTTCTTGAGACGATCGTTGTCGAACCTTTTCGCAGCGCCATCGTCGATTTCAGCGTAGCATCCGCCGCTATTGAATCAAGCGACGTCGCGGGGGGCGCTATCGCGGTGGCTGCTTCCGAATCGGTGACGAGTTCCACTTTGGCGTCGCTGGATCAGCTTGAGGCTGCGTGTGTCGCTCTTCAGTCGGATGAAATTGTGGCGATCGCGGACACCTGGCCGATCGCTGCAGGGCAGATTGGGGTTGAGTCTGAGCAGGTTGCTCAAGCGGTCCCTGCTGACATCGCGACGCCTGTATCGGACGAATCGGTACTGGACGAAGTCTTCGCTCCAACATCGTCTCAAGAATTGGCGTGTCCGCTCGATCCGGTTGGCGAGATCCAGCCAGCGGACGCGCTACCAATGGCGATCGTCACTGATGTTCCCATGTTGGAACCGCAAGCGGATAACGAAACCGCGAATGAGTCTGTCATTTCGGATCTCCTGGTTGCAGCCAACGATTCCGTTGCGAACTCATCACTGCAGGATTCTGTCGCTGAGCTTGAAGTCGTTTCCGCAGAACTTGTGTGTGACGAAACGTTGGTCGCGGTTGATGAAGTCAATCCGGTCGTTATTGACAGTCCTCTATCCGCCGACGATGTTCGAGATGAGATCGAAACGTCGATCGAATCATGGCTTTCGGACGTGGTGGCAGTTCCCGCTGTGGGATCGGATTCCATCACAACGCAGAAATCGTCTGCCGAGATCGAAGCGATTCCTGATCTGATGAGATTGGACGAATCCTCGACCACTGGTCTTCCTGACCTGACGTCAGCGGGTGGCAACCCGCCGGCATTGTCGGACAACACTGTTTCGGACGATGCTGTTTCAAGTATCGAACCTCATTCTGCTCCGCCAGCCGCAGTTCTCCAGGCGGTGACGGCAACGTTGCTAGATCAGCAACCAACGTTGAAGAATGAACCCGACCAGCCGCGGTTCGTTGGCAAGACGTTCAGTCAGGAGTTCGTAAGCAACCCAGTGACGATGTCGACGGGCGACCGTTGTCCACTTCCGCGACGCACGCCAAGTGGTATGTTGCTGCCACGAAAAGCCCAGCACAAAGATTTTGATCCGTCGAAGTATGTTGCCGAAGCCGCGCCGAATCGAATTCCTGTTTCATTCGTCGAAGCACCGTCCCCCGCCGTGACTGCTCAAACTGCGATGCCGTTGAATCTGCCCGTGGAGTCGAATCAGGTGTCCACGGAGCACACCAATGGGTTCGGCACGAACGGTCACCGAAATGGTTTGGGTGTGAATCGTGCGCGTGCGCGAAAGCGAAATCCGACGGGCCAATTACGAAACACGGTCGACCAGTCCTCGAAATCCGCTGCAGATGTTCAGGTGATCGCTGAGTTTATCCAGCTCCAGCAGGCCCAACTTTCCCAGTTGAAGGCGCAGCTCGCGGAGTTGGAAAACACGTATAACAGTGCTGCCGGCAGCGTCATTTCGTACCGGATGCGGGATTCCCTGGCCAAGCCGGTCAGTGAAACGCTGCGCTGCCACGACGCGATGCAAGAGTCGCTTGAGCAACTTCTGAAGAGAATCGAACACTGA
- a CDS encoding Fur family transcriptional regulator, with protein sequence MSQRSEADAVARTRELLSDRGLRTTAARLAVMHWLGRAKSPATHADIAASLVPLGFDKATVLRNLTDLVEAGLVTRKELGDHVWRFELRDDSHPDGCEHPHFICVDCGSVTCLHKFELPKSSMKSIASVGKITEVLIRGHCQLCQ encoded by the coding sequence ATGTCACAGCGATCTGAGGCGGATGCCGTTGCGAGAACACGCGAGCTCTTGTCCGATCGGGGGTTGAGAACAACCGCGGCACGCTTGGCCGTGATGCACTGGCTAGGACGCGCGAAATCTCCCGCAACGCACGCCGACATCGCTGCCAGCCTGGTCCCGCTCGGCTTCGATAAAGCCACTGTTTTGCGGAACCTCACTGATCTCGTTGAAGCAGGGCTGGTGACTCGAAAGGAGCTGGGCGACCACGTCTGGCGTTTTGAGTTGCGCGACGATTCACATCCGGACGGATGTGAACATCCGCACTTCATTTGTGTCGATTGCGGCAGTGTGACCTGTCTGCACAAGTTTGAGTTGCCGAAGTCTTCAATGAAGTCGATCGCTTCGGTCGGCAAGATCACCGAGGTCTTAATCCGCGGACACTGCCAGCTGTGCCAGTAG